A genome region from Lolium rigidum isolate FL_2022 unplaced genomic scaffold, APGP_CSIRO_Lrig_0.1 contig_68402_1, whole genome shotgun sequence includes the following:
- the LOC124682124 gene encoding uncharacterized protein LOC124682124 has product MAVLLGAVLAAPVRAAAEAGEDRWRGADVSTLHVTPSLFGTSSFEILMFPGGITIIPPQNVFVLRKPDGLFNFSLNFPIDVVQDKVGELKAQMKSGLFLNKLEILHVTLINLDGSTAARPKVVQTSILLAIGADNKPPSSRRLKQLAQTLRNSSSRNLGLNHTLFGRVKQISLSSYLQHSLNNAGSAHPPRPAPEPYNQPHSTYPDDNDNHHHHGYHHQHHHHHHDS; this is encoded by the exons ATGGCGGTGCTGCTCGGCGCTGTTCTGGCTGCCCCTGTTCGCGCGGCGGCGGAAGCGGGGGAGGACAGGTGGCGCGGAG CTGATGTG TCCACTCTCCATGTGACACCATCCCTATttgggacttcttcttttgaaattTTGATGTTTCCTGGTGGAATAACAATTATACCTCCACAAAATGTTTTTGTCCTTCGGAAGCCTGATGGCTTATTTAATTTCTCGTTGAACTTTCCTATTGACGTTGTACAGGACAAAGTGGGCGAATTGAAGGCCCAGATGAAATCCGGATTATTTCTTAACAAACTTGAG ATCCTACATGTTACGTTGATAAATCTCGATGGTTCAACAGCTGCCCGTCCTAAAGTTGTTCAAACATCTATTCTCCTTGCTATTGGGGCAGATAACAAACCACCATCATCACGAAGATTGAAACAGTTGGCTCAAACATTAAGAAATTCTTCTTCAAGAAACTTGGGTTTGAACCACACTCTGTTTGGGAGAGTGAAACAGATTAGCCTGTCCTCTTATCTGCAGCATTCACTAAACAATGCTGGCAGTGCTCATCCCCCAAGACCAGCTCCAGAACCTTACAATCAACCCCATTCAACTTATCCGGATGATAATGACAACCACCATCACCATGgttaccaccatcagcaccaccatcaccaccatgatTCTTAG